The genomic window TCTGAAGGTTAATGATTATGTTTCCAAGCTGGAAAGTTCAATCAATTGTATGTGTTTATGTCACCAACTTGGAAAGGTGCAAACTCATGTCTTCAACTTATAAAATGCCTTTACTGATAAACTGCAATGTTCAAATGGTCAAAgcgaacaagaaaaataaaccTTTGACGACGTGGAGAAAGACATCATATGATCCCAAAGGAACCATAAATCTCACATCAATTATGTACTTCAATAAATTCCACGTTCATACCATTTTCAACAGCCTTAACCTCCaatcccccccccccccaaaataaaaaaaactgtatTTTACAGGTTAGTATGGACAGTCACGCAGCACTTAAAAGCTGCATACTAAAGAGACGAAATTATAATCTATGCTTTCAACAAATCCCACTGTTCAATATTTTGGACAGACAGATCAGATGATTCAGAGGTTTCAGAATGATCAGATTAAGACGAGCAATCTGAAAATTACAAAGCCACCAACTGGAGCAGGAACTTGGAAACAGAAAGAATTACTGTGATTCCAATAGGAAACCTGAGACAGCTAAGGAATCGAAATTCTTGAAGCTTTTTGCATATGCATGAAAAGAACCAACAGCAAAGACAACAGTATGGTAAACTATTTCCATAACTTGAGATTGTTAGTATTCTCATGCATGCGGGTGGCTTGAAAGTATAGAAACTTGTGAAACCTATAATGTATTCGCTATTGCTTAGAGTACTACCACTTCCATCTATCCCTGTCTGATAATGTACCTAGACTTGATCACCTGCCTTCATATCCTCCACGGTTTAAGCTTCAGTTCTGTCTATTTTAGCTCACAAACCTCGGCTAAAATGACTAAAACCCTCCATAGATTACATTAGCCATTAAATTAGGAAAATTCCCCCCATTTGGCAAAATTGTCCAATAATGACCATCTTTTTTGGTGGCTTCAAAGAACTGTTGATAGCAGAGCTACTTGTATAACAGATTGTAAGCTGGTAAATCCTGTATTCTATGTACATCGTCCAAAGACAGTTCTCTCTGCAGTTGTGTGCGTGTTACTTGTAAAACCTCCTGCAAGAACGAAAATACTAGAGAATTAGGGGTTGAAAATTGAAATGACTCATTCAACAAGAAGAGGTGATCCAAATGATTGATATCAAGCAATACATTAAGATTCTAAAAAGGAATCTTCAAGGAGCCAGCTTGACAGGACAAAAGAAAGTGCAGGGTTTGGGGAGAGGGGGGGGGGAGATTGGTCCAATTGGATGCAATGATTGCTTATAAATCCTTTCATAAGCTTTTCTATTGCTTATAAATCCTTTCATAAGCTTTTCTGTTTAAAAATGACTTCCACATAAACTAATAAAGCATCTTTTCTTGTTCAGTCACCATacagaaaaaggaaaaggaagaaatAAATGGACAAATTGGATGGTTCATGATTTCACATAGAGCAGCactgaaatgaaattaaaatataaaaaccattTAGTTTGGAGTTCCATAGGAAGAAGGAAGTTTGGCAAGATGTGAATGCGACAAGAGAGCGAGAGAGAGAAAGTACATTGAACTCCATGTAGGAAGCATGCATAGCAAGCCACTGAGCATCCATCAATTCAAAAGCTACACAATATAGTACATCGAAGGCTTCTTCATCTTCTgcaaaatttcaaacattcagATCTTGAGACcaaaaatcagtttcataattccAACAGTGCTTGAGCATAAAGTACTGAGATCCTCGGTTCGGTTACCTCCTAATAGTTTCAGGAAATTTAATCCTGGTAGATTTTTTGGTTTTTctgcaaaaaaaaagagagagaggatAGGTCACATAACAGCTAACCTATTTTTACTATGGATCTTAAACTATAAAATATGTTTGCATTCTAACCAAAAAGATCCTCTACACCTGGCAGACCATTCAGAAACTTGAACTATTGACCTCCATgcaaataattgaaaaatatataggataaGATCAATGAAAATATCATTATGAAAGATTGTCCTACCACATGAATAGTCCATTGAATCTACAACGGTTGTTTTCACAAGTATATCAGAGGACACTCAACAATTACCGGAGAATGAAAATTGCTGATAAAAAGGACTTAGAAAAACTTTATTTGAAACTATAATTGTGTAACATATTGTTATATTGAGCTTAATTTTTGAGAAAACATGTGGTACATGAATGAGaaagtttaatatttttgagaAAACCTGAATATAAATCCAACATCTGAATCAACATAAAAGATACATTGATGCCAGCAACGGCGAATGGGTATTCCCAAGTTGCTCTGTCTCCATCTTCCTTCAATAATAACCTATGAAAAGATGCCTTCATTTTGCATTTTTGTATAATTAGTAAATAAGCCAATTTTCTTGCAAAATCTAGACGTATAAAAGGCCAAAACAAAAGAGAAGGCTCACCGGAAAATTTTGGCCaaaaaacaacaaattttcaAGTGAGATAAAACCACAACCCCTACAATGAAAAGTTCACTTTTAGACAAATAAAATTCGATTTTGAATGTAGAAATTAGGGAAAAGGACTGTTACACTGAAGTGCATTTGCCAATTACTGTATGCCATTAGTTGTATATCCTTTCCAAGCCTCCTCAGGTAGCAAGTTAAAaagtcaaaaaagaaaaagaatcaagaAATTTACCGAAAGTCAGTTGATGGATTAGGACCTTGCCACCCCATATCTTTCCATTGTTCAGAGATCAAGCCTGTTAGAACAACATTCGGAAAGGCAATGTGCCATAATTTTATGAGAGCTTTCTGTGACACCAAAGGATCATGAGATCAGTAATCATCTAATTTATACAgcatttaaattgattaaaatgaaACATGCTGAAGGCAGAAGACCCCAAACCATAGCTATTTACAAATTGTAGAAAATTATGACAGATAAAATAGTTGTTATTTACGATGTACAACCATGTCTGATCAAAGTTAGAAATGCTAGAAAACAATATGGATGTTAAAAGAATGAAGTGCCTGATGGTCAGGACGAGTCTCATCAAAAGGTATATGTAGTCGTTCTTGAAGCCTGTGAAGTCTTTGTTCCTGATCAGAATTTGAAAAAAAGTATATCAATTTTATTATCACTGAGGCTGAGAATGGAAttaatatgtgtatgtatatgtatactatatatacatcaaaatagaTTAGCCTAACAAAATCAATACTCTAGTTCTGCATCAATTTTTCATTAGTGCAGGACAAATGCCACAAATTCTCTATGCACATCATTAAAATGAATACTCAAGAAATGATGGCAAAAACCAGTTTGGTTCTACTCAAGAACAGTCTGGTTTTCTATGGTCAACCATAGGGAGTTGGTTACATGAAGACATTGCATTCACTGTCTTGTAACAGTGTACGTAAACCTTACCGGATAACAAATAATtgtataatgaaaaaaataattacacaTAAGATTTTGAAGACATTAGAAAATCAGTCCTAATACTTAACATTCTCAATTACCTGAATAGGAGTCAAAGTGTAGCCAAGAAACTTCTCATTGCGCCTGTTTCCAAAGCGATTGAACAGCCCTCCTAGCCATGATTTAGGTCCAACCATAGCATTAGCTGCAACCATACAAGACTGATCAGTGATATTAAAGAATGAGTTGTAGAATACTTTGCAAGGCAACGTGCATTTCAATGTTGAAATAGGTTGACATGGTCTTAAGCATGGCATCTTACACACTTTTGAGTAATTTTACTCTTAGTTTCTCTACACTGCAGCTGTTGAGACTTGGCATAGAGGAAAGGAGAAAAGAAGCATAATATACCTATAAAGAACCAATGCTAATAATAAAGAAAGCTAGAAAAACAGGGCAAATTTCTAGGTTAGCAAATTTGAATTAGCAATAGGTTATGTTGTGTTCTACCTTGTAAGACTTTTGTTCTTAGCTCTCCTAATATTTTGAAATGCCAATGACATGTCAGTCTAAAGCTAACTCTACTCATTATCATGGAACCTCATGTGATATACGAAGAGCTAAAGACAACTCATGAAGTGTCAGAAGATTAGATAATTCTAACTAGTTAAGCTGTACAAATGTTTCCCTCCATTTGGCTACATATTAAGCTACATAATGATGTTGGTTTCAGAAAGCATTGTATGTCAATGTAGAGTAGGAATTGAACAAATATACACTTGCATACCAAACATGCTAGGCAATTAAGACTGTCCTAATTTGGAGTGCCGAAACATTGGAATgctaaaagaatttattaggaaAATCTACTCACTAAAACATTGAGCTAACTGTGATAGTAGGTGAGTGGAATTGTGTGGCCATTCCAACTCTTCACCGCCCTTCTTTCGTCTCCAGTAAACTTCATCCTCATCAACCTACATTTCAATTTTCGACGAACTAGTCAATACCGATTAGTTGCATAGAAATAAAAGTGGCATTGTCCTGACTGAGAATGATAGGCTGCAAATTAATTAACTCGTTTCATAAGGTTGAAGGTTCAATAAGAATCTAAACGTTGAATTGTAGATTCCCATGCAGATAATTAAGCTCTTAACTATTCATCATATAATGGAATGCATTCATTCTGACATAAAACAGAACAAGAGACATAACTACTAAATGCAGAAAtggaagaaatttttttaaatataaatagcaGGAACTCAATGAATATAGATACTCCTAAAGTTATAGCCTTGTTGATTGCAAGCAACcaagctttatatatatatatttgaaaaaaaggtTACTGCAAATTCATGAGATTTGCCAAGAGGCAAGCCCAAATTAAGCTTGATAACAAGAACAGCTTAAGctaatagttatatttaattaatagacTTGTAATAGCACCAGTGATCAAAATCAGAGACAGAAAAAAAGGGGTATGGAGGGCTTGGGGGAGGATTACTCTGTGAAGAGAAGAGCAAGAAGGAAAGCATTGTCGACGCTTCCTTAATCTCATGAgagaaccaaaaataaaatattagatcCTTACATTCCTTTTAACCTAACGCAAATGGGAAAAAAATCCAAAAAGGATTGGAAAAATGGGTAACAAATGATTGCAGTAAACTCATGCGCCTCCATCCCTTTCAACCCTTCTCATCATTCCATCTCTCTGAAAGAGAGAGCGGGTCAAGGAATATAATGATGACACAAACACAAAGATAcccagaaaatgaaaaagaagagtaCATTTTGGGGTTGAGATAAAAAGAAACATTAAGAAATAAGAGCGCAATCAATGGTCACTTTTTGCATGTAAGAAAGTTTAATGGAATCCCAAAAGAACAAAGTGAAGATAAAAGTTTTGtaatgcaaaagaaagaaaggaaaggaagaaaagtCATAAAAGGGAATAGCATATTGTCTCTTGTGAGGAAAACATTGACATGCAATGCATGACAAATTAAAACACAGGTACAAGGAATAAAGAAAGAGTAAAAACATTTTACCTGGAAAGGGTTTGTCTACCAGCTAATGCTAATGCATGTGCTGTGAAGAAAATTGGGCCCGATTGCCAGGTGGGCAAAAGTGTGGGGCAAGAAGTGATAgagaaaggaggaagaagagaaagagaaagagaacgagaagatgaagatgaagaaaggCAACATGTTTGGGAGAAGGAATTTGGATACATCATAGATGCAGTGTTATTGTTGTTTactgtctctctctctctctgccaCGAAGTTCCCGGATCACTTGCCTTCATCGTAGCACTCGGGAGGGATGGggtgttatatatttttatactttggCTACCTACTAACTTTATAACATAGCTCTATTtccactttaaaattttttatcttcactttctatttggaaaaaaaaacacttcaaaaATAATAGTGACAATATTCTTTTCTTAATAATAAGAAGTtaggtaaactacaaaaatatcAACCTCATTTTTTTaaccacttaattatgaaaaattatattttagtccttgATATTATCGACTTATAACTTTTTGGTTACTCATTCGTTCGTTAGTGGCCGTTTAAGTTTTATCGGGTAAGTGAGGTGTCATATTAATTTAACGGTTAATATCTAATTTGATCATTCAATTTGGTACTTGTATAACATTTTTAACAATAATTGtgagaaaagttttatttttaattctaaaaatataaaaaatatcttaaaaaattctgaaagttcattatttatttattgaaattataaaaatattttttaaaattttaattatataaaaaattaaaattttcatgcaaattctaaaatatatataataaacaaaacacatatttacataattatataatttttagaacCTTTGAAAGCTTCGCTCAATGCTTTCTTAACTTTGATTTCATCCAACAATGCTGTTTTTACAGCATCAACACAAAGGTCTCCTCCACTTTGTCATATTCCAAGTCCAATGGCAAGGATTTTAGCTCCAATGTTCATTGCATAGGAATTCTTTAACATCCCagattttccttgattttctcatctaccaaaccaaaaaaaaaaaaaacctaaactttTTAACTATATATTCACTTCTATCTTGATATTTGAACtaccaaaaaccctaaacctacaACCGAAATCTCAATTTTATACTAGAAAATGCAAATTAAAGCAAAACccaataatgaaatttaaaaaacaaaacaactcaaatcagaaagaaaaagaaaactgttttttataaaataaaataaaaccttagTTTAAATGAGAAAGAACCCAGCTTGTGTTTATCCATTACTATGAAAGAACACAACAATGGAtcattcatcaaaaacaacacCCTACACAAACCTTAAAAATTCAGACCACAACAACCAAAAACTAAGGACTtgttttttcgtatttttttcccGTATTGTATGCTATatattagaggtgttcatgggccgggccgggtccaTAAAAAATTCCGGCCCCGGccaggcccgaaatatgggcctaagattttgcccaggcccggcccgagaaaaaaatcataagcccaggcccggcccatttttattttaaaatttttttaaaattttaaaaagtattttaaaaatattttaaaattaaaaaaaattaaaaaagtattttaaaattaaaaaaattaaaaaaagtattttaaaaatattttaaaatttaaaaaaaattaaaaaagtatgtaaaaaatattttaaaattaaaaaaataaatatatttattatatcgggccgggccgggccgaaaaagtggtgcccgaggcccggcccattttctaaacgggcctcgtttttttgcccaagcccatatttcgggcctatatttttacccaaaccctcccatatttcgggcgggccatcgggccgggccgggccgcccggcccatgagcacctctactatATATCACACATATAATATTACATCGTGTTttgtttattatataatttttagaatttttagaatttttatgaatttttaattaaattttacataattacaattaaaaaacattttttttacaatttcaaaaattaaattgaatttttagacATTTTTAAgattcttttttatgtttttagatttttttaataatttttccagaatctatattattatatattttaagccTTTAATTAAGTTGGTATTACGAGTCAATCGGACACCAACACGATTAGAGAAATGACAAAATTTATAGTGAGATTTGAACTCACGCCAATatgtaaaactataaatttacgactcaaccaaaatttattttaaattatttatacattttaatatgattatgtACAGTTTAATACATTTATCAATTGTATATTTATACTCTTGACTGAATTTGTATCACGAGTCAATTAGACACCAACTTAGttaggaaaattacaaaaatatacttttatatttaaaatagattATATTATTCGAtattattttagtctttttattttaaaaaatttacttataAGGGATTTGAACCCATACCGATGCATAAAACTTTAAATTATCACTTACCAAAGCTttactttaaataatttatacattttaattttacaatgtagttttattatattcatcattgtatatctatactattatttaagatGGTATCACAAATTAACTTGACACCAACTTAGGATTGATAACAATACCATGTTAaataattgtattcatttagtattcttaatatgTTATATtcattatgtttaaattttgttttacttacagcttaattttttattttaatatcgtaaaTATTTCATgtgtattattaattaattccaaactatacatttaattatttattatatgttattttgaaACACAAATTTGTATTCTAAATGTGGCTTCCACACACATACGCGTGTGGTAGAGTTTCTAGTTGTTCTGTAAAATGTTGTAAGAGTATCAAATTAAATGTTTTAGCTATGGTTTAAGGATCAAATAGGATATTAACTCTTGAATTAATGTGCCATCTCACTTTTTCATTAAGGCTGTATCGACCATTAACAGACAAGTTATCAAAACATTATAAGTAGATAAAgttagtgaccaaaatgtaacttttcataattctTTATATTAAGATAGTTGCaattaaaatagtagcaaaattaacaataaaacatagGTTCTACAGTatccaaataatattaaaaatgatagcgaaacaatataaaaaatacacaaaaataacaacaaaaaaataacaataacaacacCAAAACACTAGGAACAACAAAAAAATAGCAAGatactttttcttaaaaaaatactttatttATTTGGGCTGGGCCAAAAATATTTTACCCGAGGCCcaacccgtttagaaaatgggtcttattttttgtccaagcccattttttatCTAAAAGCTCTAATTTTTCAAGAGAATTTTTAGGCCAAACTGGACAGTTTTGCTAAACCTAAACGagaaaaactttaaagaataataaaaaatgcttaaaatagaaaaaatatactTGTAAAATCATGCAAATTTTGTCAAAATCTGCACACTCAAATCTGAACTTTCTTTGATAAACCATCCTTCTCCAAAGATGAACAATTTGGGGAAACTAAAATTTTGGTTTGAGAGTTTTGGTGAAGGGAAAAGTTTAGGAATAAGTTTGAGTTACCatatttaacttcaaatttgattTGGATTTAGCTTTGGTTGGCACACTTTTGAATATTTTGGTgtcaaaaataatatttcatattttaacatatttgggTCCCTTCATGTGgggatttattttttttaataattgccATCTCCATCTTGATTTCCATTAAAAACCTCTTTCGGGAagatcttttatatatatatatattttttattaatatatggtttaggtttagttattttttaattttatctagtTTTTcacttaatattatattattcgtataaaattaataatttgtaaaaaaaattacatatcaaatttttatttattaatttaacattcATTAACGGTGTTAACTCTAAGTAccataataatacaaaaatacgAATAGCACATTAATTATACATGTTTCATTCAAAGGCTGAGAGAATAAGGGTTTTGGAAGTATGGAAACTCATAATTAGGCAAGAAAGATGAAGATGAAAAATGTAGAATAAAAAGAAGTAGGTAGATCGTACATCTGAAAGTCATGACATTTCACAACTTAATAAATTGTATATCCTTATCACCAATTGCAATACGAAACACCAACCTTTATAGTTTATAGGGAATACAACAAACACTATAAGTACGgtgtttttgtatttttaagtaatataatttattttaaatattatatatttatatatagaaatcatatcatataaagtttaaactttatcatatatttataaaaaatataatttatctatttttcagATATTGTATTAAAGCTATTGTTGGAAAAATTACTTTTAtgggaactttgaggcatatttttaataggtaaaggtggagatttgaatcataaaattatggtttcatattctactccatgagacctttacaatggtatatcatatgctcaaaatggttgagtgatgctcaaagtaagctacttggaaatattgtTGAGGAAAAGTAAAGGCTTAGATCCCATATTGGTTAGATACCAAGTGTGAAATGTGTTTATACATGTGAACTCTCTTAAAGGGTAATTGAATGGCTAAGCTTGCAATCCTGCCTGGCGTGCAAGAGGGGTGCAGGTCCAAATGATGAGGTTAGGGCGCACTCGCATAACATAGACGACACAAAATGTTTAGGCTGATCTTGTTTTCCTCAACAGATTTTGTGgataattttttccaaaattccaaCACTCTGCCTATAGAAGGCCATGATTTCTGAAGGGTTTTATACACTCATACTCTCTAATAATTTCTCTTGCCGAAACTTTGTTACTTTCAAAACTCTTCATTTTCCTCTTTTGTGTTTTTCAAACATTCTAGTGATAGAAAAAGGTATTATTCGTTCGTTGATCGTGGTAGAGGTGATGCTACTTTGATCACTGCTGTTGTTATATCCTAAGAGACCTTCGACCAACGTTACTTCGAGTACTGTAGGAGCGGCCGAATCTGTC from Gossypium hirsutum isolate 1008001.06 chromosome D12, Gossypium_hirsutum_v2.1, whole genome shotgun sequence includes these protein-coding regions:
- the LOC107943503 gene encoding ELMO domain-containing protein A isoform X2, whose product is MVGPKSWLGGLFNRFGNRRNEKFLGYTLTPIQEQRLHRLQERLHIPFDETRPDHQKALIKLWHIAFPNVVLTGLISEQWKDMGWQGPNPSTDFRGCGFISLENLLFFGQNFPASFHRLLLKEDGDRATWEYPFAVAGINVSFMLIQMLDLYSEKPKNLPGLNFLKLLGEDEEAFDVLYCVAFELMDAQWLAMHASYMEFNEVLQVTRTQLQRELSLDDVHRIQDLPAYNLLYK
- the LOC107943503 gene encoding ELMO domain-containing protein A isoform X1; translated protein: MRLRKRRQCFPSCSSLHRVDEDEVYWRRKKGGEELEWPHNSTHLLSQLAQCFTNAMVGPKSWLGGLFNRFGNRRNEKFLGYTLTPIQEQRLHRLQERLHIPFDETRPDHQKALIKLWHIAFPNVVLTGLISEQWKDMGWQGPNPSTDFRGCGFISLENLLFFGQNFPASFHRLLLKEDGDRATWEYPFAVAGINVSFMLIQMLDLYSEKPKNLPGLNFLKLLGEDEEAFDVLYCVAFELMDAQWLAMHASYMEFNEVLQVTRTQLQRELSLDDVHRIQDLPAYNLLYK